One Triticum dicoccoides isolate Atlit2015 ecotype Zavitan chromosome 5B, WEW_v2.0, whole genome shotgun sequence genomic window carries:
- the LOC119310850 gene encoding DNA-directed RNA polymerases II, IV and V subunit 11-like yields MNAPDRYERFVVPEGTKKVSFEKDTKIMNAASFTIEREDHTIGNILRMQLHRDPNVHFAGYKLPHPLQYKIIVRIHTASQSSPTQAYTQAINDLDKELENLKQAFEDEKTRFEERMKQGY; encoded by the exons ATGAATGCCCCTGACCGCTATGAGCGCTTCGTCGTGCCAGAGGGCACGAAGAA GGTATCATTTGAAAAGGATACAAAGATCATGAATGCTGCATCTTTCACTATTGAACGTGAGGACCACACCATCGGCAACATCCTCCGCAT GCAGCTGCACAGGGACCCAAATGTTCACTTTGCTGGCTATAAGCTCCCTCATCCCCTTCAGTACAAGATCATTGTTAGG ATCCATACTGCAAGCCAATCCTCCCCAACTCAGGCATATACCCAGGCAATCAATGATCTAGACAAGGAGCTTGAGAACCTGAAGCAAGCTTTTGAG gatgagaagacccgatTCGAGGAAAGGATGAAGCAGGGCTACTAG